ATAGGTCTTGGTAACATCTGGAAGTTCCCTTATCTGACTGGTAAAAACGGAGGGTTCGCCTTTTTAATAGTTTATCTTGCGATTGTTTTTACCATGGGTATAAGTGTTATGCTTGCTGAGGTCGTTGTAGGTAAGGCTGCTCAAAGAAATCCTGTTGGAGCTTTTGCAAAATTGGGAGGAGGTCTCTGGCCGCTTGTTGGATTCATGGGGTTGGTTGCAGGTTTCATAATCCTCTCATTTTATAGTGTAGTAGCTGGATGGACCATAGCTTATATGATTAAAGCTCCTACAGGGCTTTTGGCATCTACGGATCCTAAGGTTCTTGGTGATATATTCGGTAAGTTTGTTAGCGACCCTGTGGAACCGCTTATATACCACGCAATATTTATGGCTTTAACTATTCTTATAGTAGCCGCTGGAATAGAAAAGGGAATAGAGAAATGGTGCAAGCTGCTTATACCAGGCCTAGTTGTTATACTTGGAGTTTTAATAATTAGAGCTGTTACTTTGCCAGGTGCTTTAAAGGGGATCTTATTTTATCTATCCCCTGATTTCTCTAAGATAAATGCAAAGGTTGTGAATGCCGCATTGGGGCAGGCTTTCTTCTCTCTATCCTTGGGGATGGGATGTATAATGACCTATGCTTCTTATTTTCCAAGGGAGGAAAATGCACCTAAATCTGTAATATGGGTTACTTTTATGGATACTCTCGTTGCCTTTCTGGCAGGTTTAGTAGTTATGCCAGCCGTTTTTGCTTTCGGTTTTGATCCTGCTGCTGGGCCTGGGCTGACGTTTATAACGCTCCCTGCGGTTTTTGCTAAAATGCCTCTTGGTGCTTTATGGGCGGTGCTCTTTTTCTTACTTCTTTTCTTTGCAGCAATAACTTCTTCCATATCTATTCTTGAAGTTATAGTAGCGTATTTCGTTGATGAGATGGGAATGTCAAGGAAAAAGGCTGCTACCATATTTGGCATTATCATATTCTTTATTGGAATTCCTTCTTCCCTTTCTTTAGGTAAATGGAGTGGATTTACCATTATGGGTAAGGTTTTCCTTGACTTCATGGATTATCTTGCTTCTAATATAATGCTTCCTCTTGGTGGGATATTTATATCGCTCTTTGTTGGATGGGTTTTTTGGAAGAGGGCCTTGATCGAGGCTACAAGCGAAGGTCGCTACACTCTAGCTTGGGCTCCTTTATGGAAGGTGGTTTGTCGCTACTTTGCTCCTTTAGCTATAGCTTGGATACTAATAAGCGGGCTTTAGTATAAACTAAGTGGGGCTCCAAAGCTTTGGAGCCCCACTTAGTTTGGTTTACTGCTTTAATACCTCTTCCCAAGTTGTAACAGGCCATGTGGTCTTAAATAACTCTTCTACCGCAGGTTTGGCCTTTTCTCTTATCTGTGTCATAGTTTTCCCATCAAGGTATATTACTGTCATCCCGTTTTCGAGTAAGTCCTTAAGGATTTTATTTTCGTTTGCAAGTAGCTTTTCTGTAGCGGCTTTGCAGGCTTTCTCTGCTGCTTCGTTAAATAGCTTTTGTTCCTCTGGAGATAGCTTGTCAAAGGTAGGTTTATACATGTGTACCCAACCAAAGGATACTAGGTGGTTGGTTATTGTTAAATACTTTTGGACTTCATATAGCTTATAACCTGATATCTGGGTAAGGTCTCCTTCAGAAGCTTCGGCGGTTCCATCCTTTAGAGCTTGATATAATCCCGGTAGAGGAACCTGTACAGGTTTTGTTCCAAGAGCTTCCCAGACTTTAACCCACGTAGGAACTACAGGTAGTCTTAGCTTTAGGCCTTCAAGATCTTTTAGCCCTAGTATGGGCTTGTTAGAGGTCATTTGCCTATATCCTCTGTAAAGATAACCAAGCGTATACATATTTCCTTTCTCTAATATTTGGGCTTTTGCTTTCTCTCCGATAGGTCCTTTCATGATTCTGTAAAAGTGTTCGTGATCTTTAAGAACAAAAGGCGCGTTCATGAAGAAATACTGTGGTGCAAAGACTTCAAGAGCTCTGCCACCGGTGAATTGCATGTCCACTTCTCCTTTGGCGCATTTCTCGTTTACTCCCTCTTCAGAGTCCTTTTGAATCTCGAGCTCTACCTTGATCTTTCCTTTGGTTTGCTCTTCGACAATAGCTTTGAAATTTTCCATAGCCTCGGTAATTATGTGTCCTTTAGGGAAGGGAGTACCAGCCTTTATAGTTGTTTGGGCATAGGCAAAGCTTAGTGTTAGAAGTACCATGAGCAGAGAAAACCACACTATGTGCCTCTTCATGTTTACCCCCTCCTTTTTATAGGATCTCTATCTTCTTGCCCTCCTCGCTTGAGTAGTAGCCTGCATATATAACCTTTGCGGTTTCCTTGGCAAGCTCGAAACCTGATATAGGCTCTCTATTTTCTTTGGCTGAAAGTACGAAATCTTTTAGCTCCTGAGGGAAGCCTCTTGTCCAGAAGTCATCAGGGGATGGGAAGTTCCAGCCTCCCTTCGTTTCTATCTTTTCCGCTATGTATTCATCTTTCCATATAGTGCTTTCAGGAGCGTAAGCTAACATCATATTGTTTGGGTTAATATTGGCATAAATCATACCCTTAGATAAGCTAACTTGAACCCAGTTCTTAAGCCCTCCTAAGCTCACATCGTTTGAGAAAACTATTCCTTTGGTTCCGTCTTCAAAGTCTATTATTAAAACTGACCAATCCTCTACATCTTCCCATGCAGTAGCTACATAGTGTTTTTCTTCTTTAATGAACTCTGGCGTCTTCGTTAGATTTCCTATTTCTCCCCAAACCGCTTTTGCTCTTATAGGCCTTCCATTTCTCTGTAGCCCTTCAAAATGTTTAAGGTGTAAAACCACAGCTACTGGGTGGGAACCGAGCCTCATTAGGCTTCCGCCACCAGAGGTTCTCCAAGCCTTTGCATAGCTTGCTATTGAGCCTGAGTGGCTACATTCGGCCCTTATCTCTAATATGGGGGAAGAAGATACCTTTATCATCTTTTTCATCTTTTCGATTGAAGGGGCGTAAACTAGGTTTTCTCCATACATAAGTTTGACCCCGTTTTCCTTTATCTTTCTTTCAATCTTTTCAATTTTTTCTAATACCTTCTTATACATATGGCTTTTAGGTACTTCCATGCCTATAAGCTTTTTATCGCTGTCTTCTCCAAAGTATCCTGTCAGTGGTTTTTCACATATTACGTGTTTTTTATTCTCAGCGGCACATATTATAACGTCATCATGTAAACTTGTTGGAGTACAGACATCTACTATCTCAATTTCTGGTGAGGCGCAAAGTTCTTCAAAATTATTAAATACTCTAGGTATGCCAAACTCTCTTGCAAATCTCTCTGCGTTTTCCTTCCTACCTGAGCATATTCCTTCGATCTGTACGAAAGGTTCTATTTCTCTATAGGCAGCCATATGTATTCTGGCTATAAAGCCTGCACCTACAATGCCCACTTTTACCTTTTCCATATTTGTTCCCTCCTTTAGGTAATGATTAACATGTCAGGTTTAATAAGGGTTATGCCTTCCACTTCTATGCTTAGTTTAGGAAAGATGACCGGTTTTGTGATCATAATAGGTCCTTTCTCGGTTACTATAAAGCCATCTTCTGATTTGGTCCCCGATATAGATGGATTCCAGCAGAAGGCCTGGTTTTTAAGTATTTTCTCAGCGGTGGATGGAGTTACTCTTATTTCTCGTGGATAGTATCCCATAGCTCCACCCTGGTGATGGAGTTTCCATTCATCCTTGTAACCTCGCTTTTCATATTCCTCTATAGCAGAAAGGACAGGAACTCTCATCTCTTCTCCTATCCTTGTTTTCGCTATCATTATGCATTCGATTTCTACATTATCTTGATATTGTTTCTTAAGAGCAGCTGGGGGTTCTCCAAAATATGCCATCCTTGTTATCGTTGTATATAAACCTTTGTATCGTGCATTAACTGATGCCATAAGAAGCTTTTCAATCCTTTTGTTTTTAGATATAGGGTGTCTATAGTTTCTGACCCTATCATCTGAGGAAATCATGAAAGCTGTTGGCTCTATTCCCTCTTTCCATAGTTTTGCAGATATTTCCCCAGCTACCTCTATTTCTGTTTGACCTGGTTTAACTTCATACATTAAAACTTCTTCTACTATTTTTGATAGTTTCTCCCCCAAGTATTTATACCTTTCTATTTCTTCTTCAGTTAGTTCATACCTTAGTTTTTTAAATGTGCCCTCCACGAATTGGGTTTCGGAAAGAGGGATGTCGCAACCAATATTTCTGTTTCCTGTTATCTTTTTGACAATTTCCATCTCTTTATCTTCATACCATTCGTATTCCAATACTTCAAATCCTATTTCTCCAACCTCTTCTTCTCTCATTCTTTTTGACTCGATCCTGTTAGCTATTACGAAAGCCTCTTTCTCTGTCACTAATACTGATGTTACTCCAGTTTCTGTGGTCATGCCTACGAAGTTAACCCCACCCGCAGTGATCCATGAGAAGTTTGGTTGCTTCTTAATTAACATTGCAGAAAGATTATTTTCTCTTAAAAATCTTCTTACCCTTTCTAATTTTACTTTTACTTCTTCCTTTCTTCCCATTTCTCTTCCTCCTTTGCTATCTAGATTCTTTTTTCACGGAAATCAAGGAAAGCAAAATTGATATAATGGCTAAAATTAATAGTGTTAAAGAAATTGGGCTTCTTATAAATATGCTCCAGTCATTTTGAGAGATTATCAAAGCTCTGTTTAAATTTTGTTCGGCCATAGGCCCTAATATGAGGCCGATTATTAAGGGGGTTTCGGGGAAACCCTGCTTTTTCATGAAGTAACCGATGAGCCCAAAAACTATTGTGACTCCTACATCGTAAAGACTGTTTCTTATTGCGAAGGAGCCTATGATAGCAAAAATGAGAATTATAGGCATCAGTATTTTTTTAGGAACTCTTAGGATATAAGGTGCCGAGAAAGTGGAAACAAATCCCGTGATTAGCATTAAGAACTGGATTATAAACCAACCTGCAAAAAAGGAATAAACGAGATCTGGACTTGATTGGAAAAGGAGAGGACCGGGTTTTATTCCTATTAAGATCATTGCTCCAAGCATGACTGCTGTAACTACATCTCCAGGAACACCAAGCGCAAGTGTGGGAACCATGGCTCCACCAGTGACTGCGTTATTAGCGCATTCTACGACAGCCACTCCTTCTATTATTCCTGATCCGAACTTCTCTTTCTTCTTAGACCAGTTCTTAAGCTGGTTATAAGCTAAGAATGTTGCTATGGTTCCTCCTGTTCCAGGTATAACTCCAATTATTATTCCTATGATTGCTCCAACTAAAATAGGTATTATTATAGCTTTAAGTTCTTCTTTGGATAGGAATATGGATGATATTTGGTGTTGAATTTTTTCCTCCTTGTTTCTTTCTTCAAGCCCAAAGAGTATTTCTGAGATAGCAAATATTCCTATTAATACAGGAAGAAGTTCAAAGCCAGCGGTTAAAGCAGAAATTCCAAAAGTAAATCTCTCAGACCCTCTGATATTCTCTATTCCT
The Synergistota bacterium genome window above contains:
- a CDS encoding sodium-dependent transporter, producing MSNARGSWTSRVGFIMAAAGSAIGLGNIWKFPYLTGKNGGFAFLIVYLAIVFTMGISVMLAEVVVGKAAQRNPVGAFAKLGGGLWPLVGFMGLVAGFIILSFYSVVAGWTIAYMIKAPTGLLASTDPKVLGDIFGKFVSDPVEPLIYHAIFMALTILIVAAGIEKGIEKWCKLLIPGLVVILGVLIIRAVTLPGALKGILFYLSPDFSKINAKVVNAALGQAFFSLSLGMGCIMTYASYFPREENAPKSVIWVTFMDTLVAFLAGLVVMPAVFAFGFDPAAGPGLTFITLPAVFAKMPLGALWAVLFFLLLFFAAITSSISILEVIVAYFVDEMGMSRKKAATIFGIIIFFIGIPSSLSLGKWSGFTIMGKVFLDFMDYLASNIMLPLGGIFISLFVGWVFWKRALIEATSEGRYTLAWAPLWKVVCRYFAPLAIAWILISGL
- a CDS encoding TRAP transporter substrate-binding protein, coding for MKRHIVWFSLLMVLLTLSFAYAQTTIKAGTPFPKGHIITEAMENFKAIVEEQTKGKIKVELEIQKDSEEGVNEKCAKGEVDMQFTGGRALEVFAPQYFFMNAPFVLKDHEHFYRIMKGPIGEKAKAQILEKGNMYTLGYLYRGYRQMTSNKPILGLKDLEGLKLRLPVVPTWVKVWEALGTKPVQVPLPGLYQALKDGTAEASEGDLTQISGYKLYEVQKYLTITNHLVSFGWVHMYKPTFDKLSPEEQKLFNEAAEKACKAATEKLLANENKILKDLLENGMTVIYLDGKTMTQIREKAKPAVEELFKTTWPVTTWEEVLKQ
- a CDS encoding Gfo/Idh/MocA family oxidoreductase, translated to MEKVKVGIVGAGFIARIHMAAYREIEPFVQIEGICSGRKENAERFAREFGIPRVFNNFEELCASPEIEIVDVCTPTSLHDDVIICAAENKKHVICEKPLTGYFGEDSDKKLIGMEVPKSHMYKKVLEKIEKIERKIKENGVKLMYGENLVYAPSIEKMKKMIKVSSSPILEIRAECSHSGSIASYAKAWRTSGGGSLMRLGSHPVAVVLHLKHFEGLQRNGRPIRAKAVWGEIGNLTKTPEFIKEEKHYVATAWEDVEDWSVLIIDFEDGTKGIVFSNDVSLGGLKNWVQVSLSKGMIYANINPNNMMLAYAPESTIWKDEYIAEKIETKGGWNFPSPDDFWTRGFPQELKDFVLSAKENREPISGFELAKETAKVIYAGYYSSEEGKKIEIL
- a CDS encoding M24 family metallopeptidase yields the protein MGRKEEVKVKLERVRRFLRENNLSAMLIKKQPNFSWITAGGVNFVGMTTETGVTSVLVTEKEAFVIANRIESKRMREEEVGEIGFEVLEYEWYEDKEMEIVKKITGNRNIGCDIPLSETQFVEGTFKKLRYELTEEEIERYKYLGEKLSKIVEEVLMYEVKPGQTEIEVAGEISAKLWKEGIEPTAFMISSDDRVRNYRHPISKNKRIEKLLMASVNARYKGLYTTITRMAYFGEPPAALKKQYQDNVEIECIMIAKTRIGEEMRVPVLSAIEEYEKRGYKDEWKLHHQGGAMGYYPREIRVTPSTAEKILKNQAFCWNPSISGTKSEDGFIVTEKGPIMITKPVIFPKLSIEVEGITLIKPDMLIIT
- a CDS encoding tripartite tricarboxylate transporter permease, yielding MTSYWIEGIRIALQPSNILLMFIGTLGGIIVGALPGITSSMGIILLLPFTFYLDPKSALLMLAGMYSGSMFGGSISAILLGVPGTPSAAATLLDGHPLAKQGKAGKAILTALIASTSGGILSGITLVLLAPELASFALKFSPADYFSLSIFGLTIIASVSGRNILKGLVSGLFGLFLATVGIENIRGSERFTFGISALTAGFELLPVLIGIFAISEILFGLEERNKEEKIQHQISSIFLSKEELKAIIIPILVGAIIGIIIGVIPGTGGTIATFLAYNQLKNWSKKKEKFGSGIIEGVAVVECANNAVTGGAMVPTLALGVPGDVVTAVMLGAMILIGIKPGPLLFQSSPDLVYSFFAGWFIIQFLMLITGFVSTFSAPYILRVPKKILMPIILIFAIIGSFAIRNSLYDVGVTIVFGLIGYFMKKQGFPETPLIIGLILGPMAEQNLNRALIISQNDWSIFIRSPISLTLLILAIISILLSLISVKKESR